From one Streptomyces sp. SCSIO 30461 genomic stretch:
- a CDS encoding helix-turn-helix transcriptional regulator — MTQIRAREPRGQKAREGIVMGLAERRRTLGYSQEKLAELLGVDRTTVGRWESGKIAPQPLQRPGLAAALEVSLHELDDLLRPPSAEGRDVAGQESSYPSAGDPDEMIRREFLRVLSVTSSGALGARKLIGSGGWNAMANLIAVGDFSGDGRPDLAAVTNDKYVIDGFRGHFGWLVTYRGLGNGLLASGERTDGEWWGLNGFC; from the coding sequence TTGACGCAGATCCGTGCGCGCGAGCCGAGGGGCCAGAAGGCACGGGAAGGGATCGTCATGGGACTGGCGGAGCGGCGCAGGACCCTGGGTTACAGTCAGGAGAAGTTGGCCGAGTTACTTGGCGTGGACCGCACAACGGTCGGACGCTGGGAGAGCGGCAAGATCGCACCGCAGCCGCTCCAGAGACCAGGCTTGGCCGCCGCCCTTGAAGTCAGCCTCCACGAGTTGGACGACCTCCTTCGACCGCCAAGCGCCGAAGGCCGGGACGTCGCAGGGCAGGAGTCCAGCTACCCGAGCGCGGGAGACCCCGACGAGATGATCCGCCGTGAATTCCTCCGCGTCCTCAGCGTCACCTCGTCCGGTGCGCTCGGCGCCCGTAAGTTGATCGGCTCTGGCGGCTGGAACGCCATGGCCAACCTCATCGCGGTAGGCGACTTCTCCGGCGACGGGCGTCCCGATCTCGCCGCCGTGACCAACGACAAATACGTGATCGACGGCTTCCGGGGCCACTTCGGCTGGCTGGTCACCTACCGGGGGCTGGGTAACGGCCTGCTGGCGAGCGGTGAGCGGACCGATGGTGAGTGGTGGGGCCTCAACGGCTTCTGCTGA